The following proteins are encoded in a genomic region of Maylandia zebra isolate NMK-2024a linkage group LG1, Mzebra_GT3a, whole genome shotgun sequence:
- the dhcr7 gene encoding 7-dehydrocholesterol reductase: protein METTRRRPQHSANGKRSEQKEQLAQWGRAWEVDWFSLISVIGLLCFAPFIVFYFVMACDQYECSITQPVLDLYQGEATLLSIWARAPSFSWSAAKIYAIWVSFQVFLYMCFPDITHKFIPGYVGGVQEGARTPAGLINKYEINGLQCWLITHALWFANAHYFHWFSPTIIFDNWIPLLWCTNILGYAVSTFAFIKAHLFPTNAEDCKFTGNIFYNYMMGIEFNPRIGKWFDFKLFFNGRPGIVAWTLINLSYMAKQQELYGYITNSMILVNVLQAIYVLDFFWNEAWYLKTIDICHDHFGWYLGWGDCVWLPYLYTLQGLYLVYHPVQLSDAHALAVLLLGLVGYYIFRSTNHQKDLFRRTEGSCSIWGRKPTWIECTYRSADGGMHRSKLLTSGFWGVARHFNYTGDLMGSLAYCASCGFGHILPYFYIVYMTILLVHRCVRDEHRCSSKYGKDWKRYTDAVPSRLIPGVF, encoded by the exons ATGGAGACCACCAGGAGACGACCGCAGCACAGTGCCAATGGGAAAAGATCTGAACAGAAGGAGCAGCTAGCACAGTGGGGGAGAGCGTG GGAGGTGGACTGGTTTTCCCTCATCAGTGTAATCGGCCTCCTTTGCTTTGCCCCTTTCATTGTCTTCTACTTTGTGATGGCCTGTGATCAGTATGAGTGCTCCATCACCCAGCCTGTGTTGGATCTGTACCAAGGAGAGGCCACCCTGCTCTCCATTTGGGCCCGGGCACCCTCCTTCTCGTGGTCAGCTGCTAAGATCTATGCCATCTGGGTGAGCTTCCAG GTGTTCCTGTACATGTGTTTTCCTGATATTACCCACAAGTTCATCCCTGGCTATGTTGGTGGTGTGCAGGAAGGAGCACGAACCCCAGCTG GCCTGATTAACAAGTATGAGATCAATGGACTGCAGTGCTGGCTCATCACTCATGCACTGTGGTTTGCCAACGCACATTATTTCCACTGGTTTTCTCCCACGATCATATTCGACAACTGGATCCCCCTGCTGTGGTGCACTAACATACTGGGCTATGCTGTGTCCACGTTTGCTTTCATAAAAGCGCATCTTTTCCCCACCAACGCTGAGGACTG CAAGTTCACAGGGAACATCTTCTATAACTACATGATGGGTATTGAGTTCAACCCCCGCATAGGCAAGTGGTTTGACTTCAAGTTATTCTTCAACGGCCGGCCCGGCATCGTAGCCTGGACTCTAATCAATCTGTCCTACATGGCCAAGCAACAAGAACTCTACGGTTACATCACCAACTCCATGATCCTGGTGAATGTACTGCAG GCTATTTATGTACTGGACTTCTTCTGGAATGAGGCGTGGTACCTGAAGACCATCGATATCTGTCATGACCACTTTGGATGGTATCTGGGCTGGGGAGACTGTGTTTGGCTGCCATACCTCTACACACTGCAG GGTCTGTACCTGGTGTACCACCCAGTCCAGCTCTCCGATGCCCACGCCCTCGCCGTCTTGCTGCTCGGCCTCGTTGGGTATTACATCTTTCGCTCCACCAACCACCAGAAGGATCTGTTCCGCCGCACAGAGGGCTCCTGCTCCATCTGGGGCCGCAAACCAACATGGATTGAGTGCACATATCGCTCCGCCGATGGCGGCATGCACCGCAGCAAGCTCCTGACCTCAGGCTTCTGGGGCGTGGCCCGGCACTTCAACTACACCGGTGACCTGATGGGCTCTCTGGCCTATTGTGCCTCGTGTGGTTTCGGCCACATACTTCCATATTTCTACATTGTTTACATGACTATCTTGCTGGTCCACCGCTGTGTTCGCGATGAACACCGCTGCAGCAGCAAGTATGGCAAAGACTGGAAACGGTACACCGATGCCGTGCCTTCCCGGCTCATTCCTGGAGTGTTTTAG